CACCGCCGCGCCAGGATGGAGATCAAGAATCACGCCGACATCAAACGCGAGGCCATCCTCGGGACCAGCCCTTGCCTCGAAGAGTGTCTGGAACACATCGCCACCGCCGCGCACAGCAACGTCAACATCCTTATCCTGGGCGAAACCGGGACGGGCAAGGAACTCTTCGCCAACGCCATCCATGAGAACAGCAAACGCGCGGAGAACAATTTCATTGTCGTGGATTGCACCAACTTCCCCAAGACCCTGGCCGAGAGCCTGCTCTTTGGTCATGAGCGCGGCTCCTTCACCGGCGCGGCCGAGGCGCGGGACGGGCTCTTTCGACAGGCCGATGGGGGGACAATCTTTCTCGACGAGATAGGCGATCTGGATATCGAGGTGCAAAAATCGCTGCTGCGGGTTCTGCAGGAACGCCGGTTCAGACCGCTCTGCTCCAAGAAGGAAGTCGCAAGCAACTTCAGGCTGGTCGCCGCCACGAACCGCAACCTCGAAGCCATGGTCAAACGGGGCGAGTTTCGCAAGGATCTCTATCATCGCCTGCGCACCAGCGTGATCCAGCTCCCCCCCCTGCGCGAACGCAAGGAAGACATCCTGCCCATCGCGAGCTACCATGTGCGCCAGATTTGCGCGGAATTAGGCTTTGAAGAAAAGGAACTTTCCTACGAGCTGCACCACGCCCTGACCCTCTACAACTGGCCCGGCAACGTGCGTGAACTGATCAACGTCCTGCACGCGACAGTGCAAAACGGCACCGGGGAATGCAGGCTCTACCCCCAGCACCTGCCTGTGGATATCCGCGCCAAGGTGCTGCTCAAACGTTCGGGCAGACCACAGAGCGACGGGTATCTGGTGGCCGACGAGGATGGCGCATGCAAGGCCAAGGGAGGAACTCTTGGCTGTCCGCTCCTGCCCGCCGCGATTGCCCGGATAGCGACCCGGCCAGCGCCTCCGGCGGAAATTGAATCCATGAACCCGCAAGAGCGACGGCCCGAGGAAATGACCGCAGGCCCCGGTTCGTGCGCTAAGCCATCGGGTGACCTGGGCTCGAAGCCGTCGCCGACGCCCGAAGGCCTGGTCGGATCACTCGCGAAGCACAGACCCGGCAACGGTTTCGCGCAGATCGTAGGCCCGCACATCACGCTGCCCCTCCCCCCGGAAAACGCTTCGGACTCGCAACTGCTTCCTCTGCGCACAGTCCGCGAACTGGCCATGCAGGACGTGGAGGCCGCCTACCTGAAACGCCTCGTGAGCAGCAGCCAGGGAAACTTTCAGCGCGCCCTGACAATATCCGGCCTCAGCCGCGCCCGGCTCTACGACCTTTTGAGCAAGCACAGCCTGAACATTAGTGGGACCTGAATTGGTGGTTTGTGGATTGGTGAATAGTGAATGGATATGGTCTGCTGGTCTTGCCATTCA
This sequence is a window from Desulfomicrobium macestii. Protein-coding genes within it:
- a CDS encoding sigma-54-dependent transcriptional regulator, translated to MASVLIIHERSDICHLLSPAVESHGHECFSLASCEQATLTLKTTAFDIVILDIDITEKPGEAVAALAKSECRPHILIITNGCNPVILEEAIRAGAWDVVCSPFTHEELGQAINRCLHHRRARMEIKNHADIKREAILGTSPCLEECLEHIATAAHSNVNILILGETGTGKELFANAIHENSKRAENNFIVVDCTNFPKTLAESLLFGHERGSFTGAAEARDGLFRQADGGTIFLDEIGDLDIEVQKSLLRVLQERRFRPLCSKKEVASNFRLVAATNRNLEAMVKRGEFRKDLYHRLRTSVIQLPPLRERKEDILPIASYHVRQICAELGFEEKELSYELHHALTLYNWPGNVRELINVLHATVQNGTGECRLYPQHLPVDIRAKVLLKRSGRPQSDGYLVADEDGACKAKGGTLGCPLLPAAIARIATRPAPPAEIESMNPQERRPEEMTAGPGSCAKPSGDLGSKPSPTPEGLVGSLAKHRPGNGFAQIVGPHITLPLPPENASDSQLLPLRTVRELAMQDVEAAYLKRLVSSSQGNFQRALTISGLSRARLYDLLSKHSLNISGT